A portion of the Mustela erminea isolate mMusErm1 chromosome 19, mMusErm1.Pri, whole genome shotgun sequence genome contains these proteins:
- the FGF21 gene encoding fibroblast growth factor 21 encodes MGWEEARSEHLGLWVPVLAVLLLGACQAYPIPDSSPLLQFGGQVRQRYLYTDDAQETEAHLEIRADGTVVGAARRSPESLLELKALKPGVIQILGVKTSRFLCQGPNGTLYGSFHFDPVACSFREVLLEDGYNIYHSETLGLPLRLPPHNSPYRDLAPRGPARFLPLPGLLPATPESPGIPAPEPPDVGSSDPLSMVGPSQGRSPSYTS; translated from the exons ATGGGCTGGGAGGAGGCCAGGTCCGAGCACCTGGGGCTGTGGGTCCCTGTGCTGGCGGTCCTTTTGCTGGGAGCCTGCCAGGCATACCCTATTCCTGactccagccccctcctccaaTTTGGAGGCCAAGTTCGACAGCGGTACCTCTACACAGACGATGCTCAGGAGACGGAGGCCCACCTAGAGATCAGGGCTGATGGCACGGTGGTGGGGGCTGCCCGCCGGAGCCCTGAAA GTCTCTTGGAGCTGAAAGCCCTGAAGCCAGGGGTCATTCAGATCTTGGGAGTGAAAACATCCAGGTTCCTGTGCCAGGGCCCGAATGGGACACTGTACGGATCG TTCCACTTCGACCCCGTAGCCTGCAGCTTCCGGGAAGTGCTTCTGGAAGATGGATACAACATCTACCACTCTGAGACCCTGGGCCTCCCACTGCGCCTGCCCCCCCACAACTCCCCATACCGGGACCTGGCGCCCCGGGGACCTGCCCGcttcctgcccctgccaggcCTGCTTCCGGCCACCCCGGAGTCCCCGGGGATCCCAGCCCCCGAGCCTCCCGACGTGGGCTCCTCAGACCCCCTGAGCATGGTGGGGCCTTCTCAGGGTCGAAGTCCCAGCTACACTTCCTGA
- the FUT1 gene encoding galactoside 2-alpha-L-fucosyltransferase 1 isoform X2: MEGRAAEPWDLEFGIPGAAGCGLHLRTARCSLAKLTADLPSARSSAMWAPSRRQLCLIFLLVCVLSAVFFLHIHQDLFHSGLDLTALCPARRLLTPPVAVFCLSGTPMEPNASFPCLKPPASLSGIWTIYPDGRFGNQMGQYATLLALAQLNGRQAFILPAMHAALAPVFRISLPVLAAEVDGRMPWRELQLHDWMSEDYAHLEDAFLKLTGFPCSWTFFHHLRAQIRREFTLHDHLRQEAQGLLSQLRLGRAGDRPRTFVGVHVRRGDYLQVMPQRWKGVVGDRAYLQQAMDWFRARHEAPVFVVVSNGMAWCRENIDASRGDVIFAGDGQEGSPGKDFALLMQCNHTIMTIGTFGFWAAYLAGGDTVYLANFTLPDSNFLKIFKPEAAFLPEWVGINADLSALQSLAGL, translated from the exons ATGGAGGGGAGGGCTGCCGAGCCTTGGGATCTGGAGTTCGGGATTCCGGGGGCGGCCGGATGTGGACTGCACTTGCGGACGGCTCGCTGCAGTCTCGCCAAGCTGACTGCGGATCTGCCATCCGCCAGAAGCTCAG CCATGTGGGCCCCCAGCCGGCGGCAGCTCTGTCTGATCTTCCTGCTAGTCTGTGTTCTTTCAGCCGTCTTCTTCCTCCACATCCACCAAGACCTCTTTCACAGTGGCCTGGACCTGACTGCCCTGTGTCCGGCGCGCCGCCTGCTGACACCCCCTGTGGCCGTCTTCTGCCTGTCAGGCACGCCGATGGAGCCCAACGCCTCCTTTCCCTGTCTCAAGCCCCCTGCCTCGCTCTCAGGAATCTGGACCATCTACCCAGATGGCCGCTTTGGTAACCAGATGGGGCAGTACGCCACGCTGCTGGCCCTGGCCCAGCTCAACGGTCGCCAGGCATTCATCCTGCCCGCCATGCACGCGGCGCTGGCCCCCGTGTTCCGCATCAGCCTGCCCGTGCTCGCCGCTGAGGTGGATGGCCGCATGCCGTGGCGGGAGCTACAGCTGCACGACTGGATGTCGGAGGACTACGCACACTTGGAGGACGCCTTCCTGAAGCTTAcgggcttcccctgctcctgGACCTTCTTCCACCATCTCCGCGCCCAGATCCGCAGGGAGTTCACCTTGCACGACCACCTACGGCAGGAGGCCCAGGGTCTCCTGAGCCAGCTCCGCTTGGGCCGTGCGGGGGACCGCCCTCGCACCTTCGTGGGGGTCCACGTGCGTCGTGGGGACTACCTGCAAGTCATGCCCCAGCGCTGGAAGGGGGTGGTGGGCGATCGCGCCTACCTCCAGCAGGCTATGGACTGGTTCCGGGCCCGGCACGAAGCCCCTGTCTTTGTGGTTGTCAGCAATGGCATGGCCTGGTGTCGGGAGAACATCGACGCCTCCCGTGGGGACGTGATCTTTGCTGGCGATGGGCAGGAGGGCTCTCCGGGGAAGGACTTTGCGCTGCTCATGCAGTGTAACCACACCATCATGACCATTGGGACCTTCGGTTTCTGGGCCGCCTACCTGGCTGGTGGAGACACGGTCTACCTGGCCAACTTCACCCTGCCTGACTCCAACTTCCTGAAGATCTTTAAGCCAGAGGCTGCCTTCCTGCCCGAGTGGGTGGGCATTAATGCCGACTTGTCTGCACTCCAGTCGCTGGCGGGGCTGTGA
- the IZUMO1 gene encoding izumo sperm-egg fusion protein 1 isoform X4, with protein sequence MGPQLPYLVAALASCLLPARACLMCATKVVEALDSLEKDYLPDHLPAESHGSFMKRVKDAVLDFKNLPIHEDSYMGVLDEPTLENASWSFLKDLKRITDSNVEGELFVKEMFWMLSLQKDIFARFAAQFQKEVFCPNQCGEFEFGNWSLSLMAAPVIPSRSPPPLGLDVSPFSTSERFHSPFLLRAYWRARHIVFALFTEPGSIPLPAGLPSTPAPWADLPGIGHLTPPQPLALPSPFSLLSQGEYSVDPAPSGVMLQSLVWCNSCERQVHACRKHPNCGERLVLVHEKEDMILNCELSWHRLSQGLTDYSFFRASVTP encoded by the exons ATGGGTCCGCAACTTCCCTACCTGGTGGCGGCGCTGGCCAGCTGCCTGCTTCCTGCCCGGGCCTGTCTCATGTGTGCCACAAAGGTCGTGGAGGCGCTAGACTCCTTGGAGAAGGACTACCTGCCTGACCACCTGCCGGCCGAGAGCCACGGAAGCTTTATGAAAAGGGTGAAAGACGCCGTGCTGGATTTCAAGAACCTGCCAATTCACGAGGATTCCTATATGGGGGTTCTTG ATGAGCCCACACTGGAAAACGCATCCTGGAGTTTTCTGAAGGATTTGAAACGTATCACAGACAGTAACGTAGAAG GTGAGCTTTTCGTGAAGGAGATGTTTTGGATGTTGAGCCTGCAGAAGGATATCTTTGCCCGCTTTGCAGCTCAGTTCCAAAAAGAGG TTTTTTGTCCCAACCAATGTGGTGAGTTCGAATTTGGGAACTGGTCCTTATCCCTCATGGCCGCTCCGGTAATACCCAGCCGTTCTCCTCCCCCTTTGGGTCTCGATGTTTCTCCCTTCTCCACGTCTGAGAGGTTCCACAGTCCTTTCCTACTGCGGGCTTACTGGAGAGCCCGTCATATTGTATTTGCACTCTTTACCGAGCCTGGTTCTATCCCTCTTCCAGCGGGGCTGCCTTCTACCCCCGCCCCTTGGGCTGACCTCCCCGGGATTGGGCACCTGACCCCGCCCCAGCCCTTGGCCCTGCCCTCTCCTTTTAGCCTCCTCTCTCAGGGCGAATACAGCGTTGATCCCGCCCCTTCAGGTGTGATGTTGCAGAGTCTGGTCTGGTGCAATTCCTGCGAGAGGCAGGTTCACGCCTGTCGAAAGCACCCTAATTGCGGGG AGCGCCTAGTACTCGTCCACGAGAAGGAAGATATGATCCTGAACTGTGAGCTCAGCTGGCATCGACTCTCTCAAGGCCTGACCGATTACAGCTTTTTCAGG GCCTCTGTGACCCCTTGA
- the FUT1 gene encoding galactoside 2-alpha-L-fucosyltransferase 1 isoform X3, whose product MPLLEASGLDLTALCPARRLLTPPVAVFCLSGTPMEPNASFPCLKPPASLSGIWTIYPDGRFGNQMGQYATLLALAQLNGRQAFILPAMHAALAPVFRISLPVLAAEVDGRMPWRELQLHDWMSEDYAHLEDAFLKLTGFPCSWTFFHHLRAQIRREFTLHDHLRQEAQGLLSQLRLGRAGDRPRTFVGVHVRRGDYLQVMPQRWKGVVGDRAYLQQAMDWFRARHEAPVFVVVSNGMAWCRENIDASRGDVIFAGDGQEGSPGKDFALLMQCNHTIMTIGTFGFWAAYLAGGDTVYLANFTLPDSNFLKIFKPEAAFLPEWVGINADLSALQSLAGL is encoded by the exons ATGCCGCTGCTGGAGGCTAG TGGCCTGGACCTGACTGCCCTGTGTCCGGCGCGCCGCCTGCTGACACCCCCTGTGGCCGTCTTCTGCCTGTCAGGCACGCCGATGGAGCCCAACGCCTCCTTTCCCTGTCTCAAGCCCCCTGCCTCGCTCTCAGGAATCTGGACCATCTACCCAGATGGCCGCTTTGGTAACCAGATGGGGCAGTACGCCACGCTGCTGGCCCTGGCCCAGCTCAACGGTCGCCAGGCATTCATCCTGCCCGCCATGCACGCGGCGCTGGCCCCCGTGTTCCGCATCAGCCTGCCCGTGCTCGCCGCTGAGGTGGATGGCCGCATGCCGTGGCGGGAGCTACAGCTGCACGACTGGATGTCGGAGGACTACGCACACTTGGAGGACGCCTTCCTGAAGCTTAcgggcttcccctgctcctgGACCTTCTTCCACCATCTCCGCGCCCAGATCCGCAGGGAGTTCACCTTGCACGACCACCTACGGCAGGAGGCCCAGGGTCTCCTGAGCCAGCTCCGCTTGGGCCGTGCGGGGGACCGCCCTCGCACCTTCGTGGGGGTCCACGTGCGTCGTGGGGACTACCTGCAAGTCATGCCCCAGCGCTGGAAGGGGGTGGTGGGCGATCGCGCCTACCTCCAGCAGGCTATGGACTGGTTCCGGGCCCGGCACGAAGCCCCTGTCTTTGTGGTTGTCAGCAATGGCATGGCCTGGTGTCGGGAGAACATCGACGCCTCCCGTGGGGACGTGATCTTTGCTGGCGATGGGCAGGAGGGCTCTCCGGGGAAGGACTTTGCGCTGCTCATGCAGTGTAACCACACCATCATGACCATTGGGACCTTCGGTTTCTGGGCCGCCTACCTGGCTGGTGGAGACACGGTCTACCTGGCCAACTTCACCCTGCCTGACTCCAACTTCCTGAAGATCTTTAAGCCAGAGGCTGCCTTCCTGCCCGAGTGGGTGGGCATTAATGCCGACTTGTCTGCACTCCAGTCGCTGGCGGGGCTGTGA
- the FUT1 gene encoding galactoside 2-alpha-L-fucosyltransferase 1 isoform X1 — translation MPHDQSVPCRDRGILTSKSPTPAQMLLLHQREDEADRGRRILLPARAWCPGSDRAPSLQVPGAGCEPGVPEKGEKSMDPNTWVQHRVGRCKSTSTEGCRCWRLALGASRGKRHGGEGCRALGSGVRDSGGGRMWTALADGSLQSRQADCGSAIRQKLSGLDLTALCPARRLLTPPVAVFCLSGTPMEPNASFPCLKPPASLSGIWTIYPDGRFGNQMGQYATLLALAQLNGRQAFILPAMHAALAPVFRISLPVLAAEVDGRMPWRELQLHDWMSEDYAHLEDAFLKLTGFPCSWTFFHHLRAQIRREFTLHDHLRQEAQGLLSQLRLGRAGDRPRTFVGVHVRRGDYLQVMPQRWKGVVGDRAYLQQAMDWFRARHEAPVFVVVSNGMAWCRENIDASRGDVIFAGDGQEGSPGKDFALLMQCNHTIMTIGTFGFWAAYLAGGDTVYLANFTLPDSNFLKIFKPEAAFLPEWVGINADLSALQSLAGL, via the exons ATGCCACATGACCAAAGCGTCCCCTGCAGGGACAGAGGCATCCTGACCTCAAAGTCACCAACCCCAGCCCAGATGCTCCTCCTGCACCAAAG GGAGGACGAGGCAGACAGAGGGCGGAGGATCTTACTCCCAGCCCGGGCCTGGTGTCCGGGGAGTGACCGGGCTCCGAGCCTCCAGGTACCCGGGGCAGGCTGTGAGCCCGGGGTgccagagaagggggagaagtcCATGGACCCGAACACCTGGGTCCAGCATCGCGTCGGGCGCTGTAAGTCCACGTCGACGGAAGGATGCCGCTGCTGGAGGCTAG CGCTTGGAGCCAGTCGGGGGAAGCGGCATGGAGGGGAGGGCTGCCGAGCCTTGGGATCTGGAGTTCGGGATTCCGGGGGCGGCCGGATGTGGACTGCACTTGCGGACGGCTCGCTGCAGTCTCGCCAAGCTGACTGCGGATCTGCCATCCGCCAGAAGCTCAG TGGCCTGGACCTGACTGCCCTGTGTCCGGCGCGCCGCCTGCTGACACCCCCTGTGGCCGTCTTCTGCCTGTCAGGCACGCCGATGGAGCCCAACGCCTCCTTTCCCTGTCTCAAGCCCCCTGCCTCGCTCTCAGGAATCTGGACCATCTACCCAGATGGCCGCTTTGGTAACCAGATGGGGCAGTACGCCACGCTGCTGGCCCTGGCCCAGCTCAACGGTCGCCAGGCATTCATCCTGCCCGCCATGCACGCGGCGCTGGCCCCCGTGTTCCGCATCAGCCTGCCCGTGCTCGCCGCTGAGGTGGATGGCCGCATGCCGTGGCGGGAGCTACAGCTGCACGACTGGATGTCGGAGGACTACGCACACTTGGAGGACGCCTTCCTGAAGCTTAcgggcttcccctgctcctgGACCTTCTTCCACCATCTCCGCGCCCAGATCCGCAGGGAGTTCACCTTGCACGACCACCTACGGCAGGAGGCCCAGGGTCTCCTGAGCCAGCTCCGCTTGGGCCGTGCGGGGGACCGCCCTCGCACCTTCGTGGGGGTCCACGTGCGTCGTGGGGACTACCTGCAAGTCATGCCCCAGCGCTGGAAGGGGGTGGTGGGCGATCGCGCCTACCTCCAGCAGGCTATGGACTGGTTCCGGGCCCGGCACGAAGCCCCTGTCTTTGTGGTTGTCAGCAATGGCATGGCCTGGTGTCGGGAGAACATCGACGCCTCCCGTGGGGACGTGATCTTTGCTGGCGATGGGCAGGAGGGCTCTCCGGGGAAGGACTTTGCGCTGCTCATGCAGTGTAACCACACCATCATGACCATTGGGACCTTCGGTTTCTGGGCCGCCTACCTGGCTGGTGGAGACACGGTCTACCTGGCCAACTTCACCCTGCCTGACTCCAACTTCCTGAAGATCTTTAAGCCAGAGGCTGCCTTCCTGCCCGAGTGGGTGGGCATTAATGCCGACTTGTCTGCACTCCAGTCGCTGGCGGGGCTGTGA